The DNA segment ACCTGATCTGTATTTGAACGTATGGGCCAGCATGGACTTGAGCACTCCGGCCTCCTGCACACGATCATTGGAAAAATGCAGCAGCAACTGCACTTTGCGGTTGAACCCGCTGGAATAGCAGTCCACTTCCACGCCAGAGTAATCCCCCCAACTCATAAGCACATTGTGTTGTGTGGGGATCAGCAGTTCCTCCTTGCGATTGGGAAACATGGCGTCCACCCGTTTACGGATGTATTCCATGGGGACAAACTCCGGATGCCAATGGGCAGCGAGAAGCGCCTCCTGCCGGACATACACATTGGAAGGCGTCACCACCTGCTCGATCTGCCATGGCTCCAAGTCCGTGGAAACCACGGCAAAGAACCGGGACTGATCGTCCTCGCTCACTTCTTCGGAGGCCACTCCAGGGAAAATCCGGCACTCCACCTTTTCATCATCCTGCTTGATCAATTGCATCGCCATCACTTCCGGTTGGGTATTTCAGTCATACTTGGCATGACAGCGACTCTTTTCATGAACGAGGACATCTATCGTCTCGTGCATTCTGCCCATGTCACCGGATTCATGCGCTTCACGAAATGCCTCACATGCTCTGGTATAGTCCTCATAATATTCATCACCATAGCCGGGATAGCTCACCATCAGGGCGGAATCCTCCAGAAATGAAACCACAGCTTCATCCGGTGGCATCTGCCCGTCATGAATCAACTTGACCAACATCCTGAAGCTCTGCTTCATCCGCTTCTTGAGGCTCTTGTATTTTGGCTTGGCGGGCGAACCGTCCGATTGCATACCATCGACATCAGGCACGCATTCCTTGCCCGACTTGAATTTGCCTTTGACAGAGATCTTCCCGAATTCGTTCTTTCCGCTGATCTTGAATTTAATACAATCCTCGACACAGGGAAATTCATCGGAATTCCCTTGCTCCAGAGCATCAGCCAAATTCCGAAAAAAATCCGGTAATTCCTTGAGATCAATATATTTCACGATCTTCGATTCGTTTCCCATGCTGTTCGCTCCATTGTTGAGGGGAAGTCTGTCTCATACCATCGGCTTCCACCTGATCACAATAGAATAAGCAATATTGTAACAATTCTTCACACGGCGAAAACCTCGGAATCAAAGCCTCTTCAATAAATGGAACACATTCAGCCCCACCATCCGCACTTCCCAAACCCGGTCCCGGCTGATAGACATCTGCGTGAGATGTGCGGCATTACCGGTTTTATCAATCCAGCCATGATCGGCGACAAGCAGGGACTCCTGACCACGTCTGAAACCATGGCCAACACCCTGAACCACCGCGGCCCGGATGGCTCCGGTACATTTGCCGACGCGCAATTCGGTGTTGCCTTGGCCCATCGCCGCCTCGCCATCATCGACCTGACTGACTGCGGTGCCCAGCCCATGCGCAGTGTCGATGGACGGTTGACCATTACTTTCAACGGCGAAATCTATAATTTTCAGGAAATTCGAACGGAACTGGAATCGGCAGGCGGCCCTTTCCTGCCCTGGCGGAGCAGTTCTGATACTGAGGTCATGCTTGCTGCCATACAGGTATGGGGTTTGGAAACAGCTCTGAGTCGTTTTGTCGGGATGTTCGCCTTTGCCCTCTGGGACCAGGATCAGCATGTTCTGCATCTTGCGCGGGACAGAATGGGAGAAAAACCCCTCTACTATGGCCGGGCCGGAAACAGTCTTGTTTTCGGCTCTGAACTCAAGGCTCTGCGGGCCTATCCCGGATTCTCGCCAGAACTCGATATGGAAGCCCTCTCTCTGTACCTACGCTTCCAGTATGTCCCGGAACCCCGCTCCATCTACACAGGTGTTGCAAAACTTTCTCCCGGCCATCTGCTGACCGTTCATGCGGACGCGCTCCATGACCTGACCCCGGTCCCTTACTGGACCCTGAGCGAGACCGTGATCAACGCACAGGCTGCCCCTTTTTCAGGGACTGAGACTGAGGCCGCAGATCAGCTTGAAGGACTTTTGCGTTCGTCGGTTCGTAACCAGATGCTCGCGGATGTGCCATTGGGCGCACTCCTTTCCGGCGGTATCGATTCATCCCTGATCACCGCCCTCATGCAGCAGGAATCATGCCGCCCTATTCGCAGTTTCACCATAGGATTCGACGATGCCGCCTATGACGAATCCGCCAGTGCCCGACAGATTGCCGCTCATATCGGCACAGACCATACCGAACTATTTGTCACCCCGGACCATGTTCTCGATCTGATTGAGACCCTCCCCGATCTCTATGACGAACCCTTTTCCGACGCCTCCCAACTCCCCACCCATCTTGTGGCCCAAATCACACGAAATCATGTCACGGTCTGCCTCACCGGAGATGGTGGAGACGAAGCCTTTGCCGGGTATAACCGACATTTTTGGGCACCGGCCATATGGAATAAAATCAGTCGGTTCCCGACAGGTCTTCGTTCTCTGACAGCCCGTGCACTTCAGCAGATTTCACCGGGAAGTTACGAAACGCTCTTTTCCGCCCTCGGACATCTACTCCCCAAGGCATCACGTGTCAGTACGCCGGGCCACAAACTCCACAAGCTCGCTGATATCCTCTCCATGGAGAGCCGAGAAGCCCTTTACAAGCAACTCTGCTCCACCTGGTCAGACCCTGCGAAACTGCTCGGAGTCCCGGAACCTTCCACAGATATCGACCTGCCCGATTCCTGGCCTCCCTTTGCCGATTATACACGCCAGATGCAGTATCTCGATACCATCACCTACCTGACGGGTGACATACTGCATAAGGTTGACCGCGCGACCATGGGAGTCTCTCTGGAATCGCGCGCGCCCTATCTCGACCACAGGGTTCTTGAATTTGCATGGAGATTACCGGTCTCCATGCTGATCCGTAAAAAACAGGGGAAACATATTCTTCGGACCATCCTTGACCGATCTGTACCGAAAGAACTGATGGACCGTCCCAAGATGGGCTTTGGAATTCCCATTGACAAATGGCTGCGCGGTCCTCTCAAGGAATGGGCTTATTCCCTGCTTGACCCAACACGACTTCGCCGACAGGGGATGCTCGATGTCGCTCTCATTACCCGACAACTCAACGAACATATGAGCGGTCAACGAGACAACCAGTACCGGCTCTGGAATATACTTATGCTTCAATCATGGCTGGACAGGTGGATGCATTGATGGCGTCTTGAACAGACGTACCCGGTTAAAAAACGTCGTGGATTCAAGTTCTATCGTCACGATACCGATTTTTTTATCCTTTTATTTCAAATAAAAAAACAATATCGATAACCAACCGATCTTTTCATGATATTTTTTATTTCTCAAGGGGAAAAGAGAGGAAAAACTCGCACCAAGTCCTGATTTTCACCCCTCTTCACCAGCCCAGACCGAGACAACGGATTCAGTCATGGCCCTGATAAGCGGATCTGTAGCGCGAGACTTCGGGGTAAGAAAGAAAAGGGTCAAGGAAAGCTCCGGCCCTGTCTCACAGATCACGGCCTGCCCGGAACGACACATTGCTTCAGCATCGCTCTCTTTGATAATGGAGAGGCCTTTCCCGGCCGCCACAAGTTCCCGGATGACACTTTCTGAATCCGCCTCAATGCTGTCGGAAAGAGATACCCCTGTGCCTGCAAACAGTTCATCGATGACCTTCATGAAAGGGCATTCGTCATTGGGCTTGACCCATGGCATGGCGGCAAGCTCCTCAATGGATTTCCCGTCAACCTGTTCAGCCCATGCGAGAGGGGCGATGATCCGGGCAGGAATTTTTTTCAAGGCAACGGCGACAACCTCCGGATAGGGGTTGTCGTAAAAGGAAAACCCCGCATCGATACGACGATCGCGAACATCCCTGAGAATATCGGCGGACATGCTCTGAAAGAGTTTGAGACGAAGTTTGGGATGAGCGACTGAAAGCGTTGTCACGAGTTGGGCTATGCGGAGAAAATCCGTATCCGTATTGAGCGCGATAACGAGATCGCCAGTCAACTCCTGACGATATATTTTGGCCTGGTTGAGCATGTCGTCGGCAGCTTGAAGAATCGAGTCTGCCTTGATCTTGAGACCCTGGCCCATTTCCGTCAGCTGCATACCATGTGGTGTACGGACAAAAAGAGGCAGACCAAGTTCTTCCTCCAGTGCCTTGATATGCGCTGAGACAGCCGGTTGGCTGGCGTGGATACGTGCCGAAGCCTTGGTCAGATTTCCAGCTTCGGCCACGGCTCTGAATGACTTAAGTTGATACAGTTCCATCAAAGACTCCAAAGCTCACGCACCACATTGATCAGTGCTGCAATGGCCGGATCTTCCTCCTGAGCCTTGCGGTACACGAAATTGAGTTCCACGGGATGGCGGCCCAGTGAGGTGCACACAGCACAGTGCCCGGACTCCAGAAGACTGGCCACCTCATCATCACGGACAAGAGCAAGGGCTTTCCCCTGAACCACCAGAGGCCGGATGACTTCTTCGGAATCCGCACCAATGGTCTGTGCAGGTGTGATGGCGTGATCCTTGAATATTTTCAGTTGCAATTCCCGAAAAGGACAATGACTGGTGGGCATGACCCAGGTAAATTCCGACAGAGATGTTGCATTGGCCGAAGCAAGGCGATCCTGCCACTGTGCCGCACCCACAATGAAATATTCCGGTTCAGCCAGTTTTATAGCCTGGATATCCCCATAGGGATTGCCGGAGAAGACAAAAGCGGCATCAATATTCTTGGCCCGC comes from the Pseudodesulfovibrio piezophilus C1TLV30 genome and includes:
- a CDS encoding GAK system XXXCH domain-containing protein translates to MGNESKIVKYIDLKELPDFFRNLADALEQGNSDEFPCVEDCIKFKISGKNEFGKISVKGKFKSGKECVPDVDGMQSDGSPAKPKYKSLKKRMKQSFRMLVKLIHDGQMPPDEAVVSFLEDSALMVSYPGYGDEYYEDYTRACEAFREAHESGDMGRMHETIDVLVHEKSRCHAKYD
- the asnB gene encoding asparagine synthase (glutamine-hydrolyzing); translation: MEHIQPHHPHFPNPVPADRHLREMCGITGFINPAMIGDKQGLLTTSETMANTLNHRGPDGSGTFADAQFGVALAHRRLAIIDLTDCGAQPMRSVDGRLTITFNGEIYNFQEIRTELESAGGPFLPWRSSSDTEVMLAAIQVWGLETALSRFVGMFAFALWDQDQHVLHLARDRMGEKPLYYGRAGNSLVFGSELKALRAYPGFSPELDMEALSLYLRFQYVPEPRSIYTGVAKLSPGHLLTVHADALHDLTPVPYWTLSETVINAQAAPFSGTETEAADQLEGLLRSSVRNQMLADVPLGALLSGGIDSSLITALMQQESCRPIRSFTIGFDDAAYDESASARQIAAHIGTDHTELFVTPDHVLDLIETLPDLYDEPFSDASQLPTHLVAQITRNHVTVCLTGDGGDEAFAGYNRHFWAPAIWNKISRFPTGLRSLTARALQQISPGSYETLFSALGHLLPKASRVSTPGHKLHKLADILSMESREALYKQLCSTWSDPAKLLGVPEPSTDIDLPDSWPPFADYTRQMQYLDTITYLTGDILHKVDRATMGVSLESRAPYLDHRVLEFAWRLPVSMLIRKKQGKHILRTILDRSVPKELMDRPKMGFGIPIDKWLRGPLKEWAYSLLDPTRLRRQGMLDVALITRQLNEHMSGQRDNQYRLWNILMLQSWLDRWMH
- a CDS encoding LysR family transcriptional regulator, producing MELYQLKSFRAVAEAGNLTKASARIHASQPAVSAHIKALEEELGLPLFVRTPHGMQLTEMGQGLKIKADSILQAADDMLNQAKIYRQELTGDLVIALNTDTDFLRIAQLVTTLSVAHPKLRLKLFQSMSADILRDVRDRRIDAGFSFYDNPYPEVVAVALKKIPARIIAPLAWAEQVDGKSIEELAAMPWVKPNDECPFMKVIDELFAGTGVSLSDSIEADSESVIRELVAAGKGLSIIKESDAEAMCRSGQAVICETGPELSLTLFFLTPKSRATDPLIRAMTESVVSVWAGEEG
- a CDS encoding LysR family transcriptional regulator; the protein is MELYQLRTLVAVAEEGNFTRAGKRVHATQPAISAHIKALEEELGVRLFDRTPRGVELTVAGSELIVDAIEVLAAAEKLQAKAVTLHGEIAGKISIGLCTDPTYLNVTALLEYMSERFPKLNLKLVQSPSGVILTELRAKNIDAAFVFSGNPYGDIQAIKLAEPEYFIVGAAQWQDRLASANATSLSEFTWVMPTSHCPFRELQLKIFKDHAITPAQTIGADSEEVIRPLVVQGKALALVRDDEVASLLESGHCAVCTSLGRHPVELNFVYRKAQEEDPAIAALINVVRELWSL